A single Micromonospora luteifusca DNA region contains:
- a CDS encoding complex I subunit 4 family protein has product MSFGQVLLVAVLALPALGAVAVAATPRDRAARLVGTVAAALTLLAAVPLVFGGRGWFAWSADAPAVRPWHELDLPWVPGLELRFDLGVDGISWPLVVLTALLTLLCCAYTVWRVPGGGSGRALVALLLVVEVGILGTFLALDLVLFFLFFEVVLLPMYAIIAGWGGADRRRAARKFALYTLFGSVLLLVGVYVVVAAAGTADVVALTGGAGMSRGTQLAAFTLLALAFAVKSPLWPLHSWLPDAHTQAPTVGSVVLAGVLLKMGTYGLIRVAVGVAPEGARWASPVLGVLAVAAILIGSLVCLAQSDVKRLIAYSSVGHMGFVLLGVATLTTVGIQAALIGNIAHGVITGLLFFLAGAVKDRTGTGTLAELSGLRETAPRLAGLLAFAAIASLGLPGLAGFWGEAFAVIAAVQVGGPLWITLGVLAAVGGALTAAYFLRLLRQVTHNRPSPAVGQVGPGLAGAELTAWVPLVLLALAIGLAPALVLGVAEAPVDALIGVVFP; this is encoded by the coding sequence GTGAGTTTTGGGCAGGTGTTGCTGGTGGCCGTGCTGGCGCTCCCGGCGCTCGGCGCGGTCGCGGTGGCGGCGACGCCACGGGACCGGGCGGCCCGGCTGGTCGGCACGGTAGCGGCGGCGTTGACCCTGTTGGCCGCGGTGCCGCTGGTGTTCGGGGGCCGGGGTTGGTTCGCCTGGTCGGCGGACGCGCCAGCGGTGCGCCCGTGGCACGAACTGGACCTGCCCTGGGTGCCCGGCCTGGAGTTGCGTTTCGATCTCGGCGTCGATGGCATCTCCTGGCCGCTTGTGGTGTTGACCGCGCTGCTCACCCTGCTCTGCTGCGCGTACACGGTGTGGCGGGTTCCGGGCGGCGGCAGTGGCCGGGCGTTGGTCGCGCTGCTGCTGGTGGTCGAGGTGGGCATCCTGGGCACCTTCCTCGCCCTGGATCTGGTGTTGTTCTTCCTCTTTTTCGAGGTAGTCCTGCTGCCGATGTACGCGATCATCGCCGGCTGGGGTGGCGCGGACCGGCGTCGGGCTGCCCGCAAGTTCGCGCTCTACACCCTGTTCGGCTCGGTGTTGCTGCTGGTCGGCGTGTACGTCGTGGTGGCGGCCGCCGGCACCGCCGACGTGGTGGCGTTGACCGGCGGTGCGGGGATGTCCCGGGGCACCCAGTTGGCCGCGTTCACCCTGTTGGCGTTGGCGTTCGCGGTGAAGAGCCCGCTGTGGCCGCTGCACTCCTGGCTGCCCGACGCGCACACCCAGGCCCCCACGGTGGGCAGTGTCGTGCTGGCCGGGGTGCTGCTGAAGATGGGCACCTACGGTCTGATCCGGGTGGCGGTGGGGGTGGCGCCGGAGGGTGCCCGCTGGGCGTCGCCGGTGCTCGGCGTGCTGGCCGTCGCCGCGATCCTGATCGGTTCGCTGGTCTGCCTGGCCCAGTCTGACGTGAAGCGGCTCATCGCCTATTCGAGCGTGGGGCACATGGGCTTCGTGCTGCTGGGTGTCGCCACGTTGACCACCGTCGGCATCCAGGCGGCGTTGATCGGCAACATCGCGCACGGGGTGATCACCGGCCTGCTGTTCTTCCTCGCCGGGGCGGTGAAGGACCGTACCGGCACGGGCACGCTCGCCGAGCTGTCCGGGCTGCGGGAGACCGCGCCTCGGTTGGCTGGTCTGCTCGCGTTCGCGGCGATCGCGTCGCTCGGCCTGCCCGGCCTGGCTGGTTTCTGGGGTGAGGCGTTCGCGGTGATCGCGGCGGTTCAGGTGGGCGGCCCACTCTGGATCACCCTCGGGGTGCTGGCCGCGGTCGGCGGAGCGCTCACCGCGGCGTACTTCCTGCGGTTGCTGCGCCAGGTCACCCACAACCGGCCCAGCCCCGCCGTCGGGCAGGTCGGCCCGGGCCTGGCCGGCGCGGAGTTGACCGCGTGGGTGCCGCTGGTGCTGCTCGCGTTGGCCATCGGGTTGGCCCCGGCGCTGGTCCTCGGTGTCGCCGAGGCTCCCGTCGACGCCCTGATTGGGGTGGTCTTCCCGTGA
- a CDS encoding NADH-quinone oxidoreductase subunit 5 family protein encodes MTGLLGALLPAVPLVAGLVGLLLPPAPRHLGAGAAGGDRARRLAIALGVTGAAGALALAVALLLTVDGPTETSTTWVDVGGLMVTLGVRLDGAAALVAVAVTAVALAVQVYSIGYLRRGPHDDVDVDHRYPPYAAQISLFTGAMLLVVVAGDLIMLLVGWEVMGLCSYLLIAHDRRLPGAPAAAMKAFLVTRVGDVGFLLGIALLGVSTGSFRIADVLAHDHSGATLTAAGLLLLAGVAGKSAQFPLHTWLPDAMAGPTPISALIHAATMVAAGVYAVARLYPLFTAAPVTLTVLGVVGAITLLLGALAATAQDDIKRVLAWSTVSQLGYMTGALAVGSPSAALFHLLTHAAFKALLFLAAGAVIHAVGTTLMSEMGGLRRSMPVTFWCTVVGLGALAGVPPLAGFWSKDGVLTVAESAALEGTGPAPSWVGWLVWLAGLVGVAITAWYAGRLLLRAFFGAPRLPLVRPHDPPALLRWPVLLLAVPAALLGLAGFVGAFADRLRFPTVPVAGSEDGLVHLGSGVLLPLALLLVGAGLVTLGWRRNRAADPAAALGPLRPVFARAFRLDDVQHTLVVRPARALARAARSGDEVVVDGAVEGSGRVASGLGAGLAALHRAALPRAAAGVLAGALLIGLAAALIGVIP; translated from the coding sequence GTGACCGGGCTGCTCGGGGCGCTGCTGCCCGCCGTTCCGCTGGTCGCCGGCCTGGTCGGTCTGCTGTTGCCGCCGGCCCCGCGTCATCTGGGCGCGGGTGCCGCAGGTGGCGACCGGGCCCGACGGTTGGCCATCGCGCTCGGCGTCACCGGCGCGGCTGGCGCGCTGGCGCTGGCCGTGGCGCTCCTGCTGACGGTCGACGGGCCGACGGAGACGTCGACCACCTGGGTCGACGTCGGCGGGCTGATGGTGACGCTCGGCGTACGGCTGGACGGTGCCGCGGCGCTGGTCGCGGTGGCGGTCACCGCGGTCGCCCTGGCCGTGCAGGTCTACTCGATCGGCTACCTGCGGCGCGGTCCGCACGACGACGTGGACGTCGACCACCGCTACCCGCCGTACGCCGCGCAGATCAGCCTCTTCACGGGTGCCATGCTGCTGGTGGTGGTCGCCGGCGACCTGATCATGCTGTTGGTCGGCTGGGAGGTGATGGGCCTCTGCTCGTACCTGCTCATCGCCCACGACCGCCGACTCCCCGGCGCTCCGGCCGCCGCGATGAAGGCGTTCCTGGTGACCCGGGTCGGTGACGTCGGGTTCCTGCTCGGCATCGCGTTGCTCGGCGTGTCGACGGGCAGCTTCCGGATCGCCGACGTGCTCGCCCATGACCACTCCGGTGCGACGTTGACCGCCGCCGGCCTGCTGTTGCTCGCCGGGGTGGCCGGTAAGAGCGCGCAGTTCCCGCTGCACACCTGGCTGCCGGACGCGATGGCCGGCCCGACGCCGATCTCCGCGCTGATCCACGCGGCGACGATGGTCGCCGCCGGCGTGTACGCCGTGGCCCGGCTCTACCCGCTGTTCACGGCCGCGCCGGTCACGCTGACCGTGCTGGGGGTGGTCGGCGCGATCACCCTGCTGCTCGGTGCGCTCGCCGCCACCGCACAGGACGACATCAAGCGGGTGCTGGCCTGGTCGACCGTGTCCCAGTTGGGCTACATGACGGGCGCGCTGGCGGTGGGCTCACCGTCGGCGGCGCTGTTCCACCTGCTCACCCACGCCGCATTCAAGGCGTTGCTGTTCCTCGCCGCCGGCGCGGTGATCCACGCGGTCGGCACCACGCTGATGTCGGAGATGGGGGGGCTGCGGCGGAGCATGCCGGTGACGTTCTGGTGCACCGTCGTGGGCCTGGGCGCGCTGGCTGGGGTGCCGCCGTTGGCCGGCTTCTGGAGCAAGGACGGCGTACTCACGGTGGCGGAGTCGGCCGCGCTGGAGGGCACCGGCCCGGCGCCGTCCTGGGTGGGCTGGCTGGTGTGGCTGGCCGGGCTGGTCGGGGTGGCGATCACCGCCTGGTATGCGGGTCGACTGCTGCTGCGCGCCTTCTTCGGTGCGCCACGCCTGCCGCTGGTCCGGCCCCACGATCCGCCGGCGCTGCTGCGCTGGCCGGTGCTGCTGCTGGCGGTGCCGGCCGCGCTGCTCGGTCTGGCCGGGTTCGTCGGGGCGTTCGCCGATCGCCTGCGGTTCCCGACCGTCCCGGTGGCGGGCTCCGAGGACGGCTTGGTCCACCTCGGGTCCGGGGTGCTGCTGCCGTTGGCGTTGCTGCTGGTCGGCGCGGGGCTGGTAACGCTGGGCTGGCGTCGGAACCGGGCCGCCGATCCGGCGGCCGCGCTGGGTCCGCTGCGGCCGGTCTTCGCCCGCGCGTTCCGGCTCGACGACGTCCAGCACACCCTTGTCGTACGTCCCGCCCGCGCGCTGGCCCGCGCCGCGCGCTCCGGCGACGAGGTGGTGGTGGACGGCGCGGTCGAGGGCAGCGGGCGGGTCGCGTCCGGTCTGGGTGCGGGGCTGGCCGCGCTGCACCGAGCGGCGCTGCCCCGGGCCGCCGCAGGTGTGCTGGCCGGCGCGCTGCTGATCGGCTTGGCAGCCGCCCTGATCGGAGTGATCCCGTGA
- the nuoK gene encoding NADH-quinone oxidoreductase subunit NuoK has protein sequence MRPVIPYVTAALLFGLGVYGVLRRRNAVLVLMSVELMLNAVNLILVTADTTARAVLPHSGQVFALFVIVLAAAEIGVGLAIVLQLYRLRASVAVDDVPLTEPAQPAGGREPAVLDTEAGR, from the coding sequence GTGAGGCCGGTCATCCCGTACGTCACCGCCGCGCTGCTGTTCGGCCTCGGCGTGTACGGCGTGCTGCGCCGCCGCAACGCGGTGCTGGTGCTGATGTCAGTCGAGCTGATGCTCAACGCGGTCAACCTGATCCTGGTCACCGCGGACACCACCGCCCGCGCCGTGTTGCCGCATTCCGGGCAGGTCTTCGCGCTGTTCGTCATCGTCCTCGCCGCGGCCGAGATCGGGGTGGGGCTGGCGATCGTCCTGCAGCTCTACCGGCTGCGGGCCAGCGTGGCGGTGGATGACGTGCCACTGACCGAGCCGGCGCAGCCGGCAGGCGGGCGCGAGCCGGCCGTCCTGGACACGGAGGCGGGCCGGTGA
- a CDS encoding NADH-quinone oxidoreductase subunit J family protein, producing the protein MTGADVLLLALGAVAVGAGVLVVTTKHLVRAGLYLVVCLGALAGDFLVLSAELVAWVQVLIYVGAVVVLLLFAVMLTRAPIGASDDLDRPGWPAALIGGGAGLGLTVLLVDAYRWSTVALPRAGTAERLGEQIFQSWVLPFEVLSVLLLSALVGAVVLSRPDIGRPGPGAGPAAERPGVDVKTGGRR; encoded by the coding sequence GTGACCGGCGCGGACGTGCTGCTGCTCGCCCTCGGCGCGGTGGCGGTCGGTGCCGGTGTGCTGGTGGTGACGACGAAACACCTGGTCCGGGCGGGGCTCTACCTGGTGGTGTGCCTGGGCGCGCTGGCCGGTGACTTCCTGGTGCTCAGCGCCGAGTTGGTGGCCTGGGTGCAGGTGCTGATCTATGTGGGCGCGGTGGTGGTGCTGCTGCTGTTCGCGGTGATGCTGACCCGGGCCCCGATCGGTGCTTCCGACGATCTGGACCGGCCTGGCTGGCCGGCCGCCCTGATCGGCGGCGGCGCTGGGCTGGGCCTGACCGTCCTGCTTGTCGACGCGTACCGCTGGAGCACTGTCGCACTGCCCCGGGCGGGCACCGCCGAGCGGCTGGGGGAGCAGATCTTCCAGTCCTGGGTGCTGCCGTTCGAGGTGCTCTCCGTGCTGCTGCTGTCCGCCCTGGTGGGAGCGGTGGTGCTGTCCCGGCCGGACATCGGCCGGCCCGGCCCCGGCGCGGGTCCCGCCGCCGAGCGGCCCGGGGTGGACGTCAAGACCGGGGGGCGCCGGTGA
- a CDS encoding NuoI/complex I 23 kDa subunit family protein: protein MVDMSDPSEHGDPAGATSARSLPGAGLVKGLAVTLKTMTSRSTTQQYPDVAPDLPPRSRGVIALSEENCTVCMLCARECPDWCIYIDSHKEEVAVPGAARPRQRNVLDKFDIDFSLCMYCGICIEVCPFDALYWSPEFEYAEYDIKDLLHDKDHLGQWMATVPPPTAHDPNGEPAKEETAAARKASAARPAPPSVRSEPGADPGPAS from the coding sequence ATGGTCGACATGAGCGACCCCAGCGAGCACGGCGACCCGGCCGGCGCCACCAGCGCGCGCAGCCTGCCCGGCGCGGGTCTGGTGAAGGGGCTGGCGGTCACCCTCAAGACGATGACCAGCCGGTCGACCACCCAGCAGTACCCGGACGTGGCCCCTGACCTGCCGCCCCGCTCCCGTGGGGTGATCGCGTTGTCGGAGGAGAACTGCACGGTCTGCATGCTCTGCGCCCGTGAATGTCCGGACTGGTGCATCTACATCGACTCGCACAAGGAGGAGGTGGCGGTGCCCGGCGCCGCCCGCCCCCGCCAGCGCAACGTGCTCGACAAGTTCGACATTGACTTCTCGCTCTGCATGTACTGCGGCATCTGCATCGAGGTCTGCCCGTTCGACGCGCTCTACTGGTCGCCGGAGTTCGAGTACGCCGAGTACGACATCAAGGACCTGCTGCACGACAAGGACCACCTGGGCCAGTGGATGGCCACCGTTCCGCCGCCGACCGCGCACGACCCCAACGGCGAGCCGGCCAAGGAGGAGACCGCCGCCGCGCGCAAGGCGTCCGCCGCGCGTCCGGCGCCTCCATCGGTACGCTCCGAGCCCGGCGCCGACCCAGGTCCGGCGTCGTGA
- a CDS encoding Uma2 family endonuclease, whose product MGRRRYRGRGESPRPEILDGNLLMSLSPTRLHQSIALMLGSALLESCPHDLDVTQGVEVRISRKRSFIPDLLVTYLDAAQRNPSHYLPDQVLLVVEIVSAGSRSIDRVLKPALYAEADIPYFWRIETEVGIVVHTHKLDAMKQVYVEQARMTDGILVPEPWEMDIPPERFTPRAR is encoded by the coding sequence GTGGGTCGACGACGCTACCGTGGTCGTGGGGAGAGCCCTCGCCCCGAGATCCTGGACGGAAACCTGCTCATGTCGCTCTCCCCCACGCGACTCCACCAGTCCATCGCGCTCATGCTGGGCTCGGCCCTGCTGGAGAGCTGCCCGCACGACCTCGACGTCACGCAGGGCGTCGAGGTACGCATCTCGCGGAAGCGTTCGTTCATCCCCGACCTGCTGGTCACCTACCTCGACGCGGCGCAGCGGAATCCGTCGCACTACCTACCGGACCAGGTTCTCCTGGTGGTGGAGATCGTCTCGGCGGGGTCCCGCAGCATCGACCGGGTACTTAAACCGGCCCTCTACGCCGAGGCGGACATCCCCTACTTCTGGCGGATCGAGACCGAGGTTGGCATCGTCGTACACACTCACAAACTCGACGCGATGAAACAGGTCTACGTCGAGCAGGCCCGGATGACCGACGGCATCCTCGTGCCGGAGCCGTGGGAGATGGACATCCCGCCGGAGCGGTTCACCCCCCGGGCCCGCTGA
- a CDS encoding ester cyclase produces the protein MTDVEATARRFIADVWNARREESAYELIAEECPGLGGTGPEATLAWHRERRAAFPDLRYKIVDVVAAGERVAVHWRAAGTHAGQFGPVPPTGQVVSYSGATFLRFGAAGRIVEVWSCNELFQLLQQLGVEMLPPTAVSGPGG, from the coding sequence ATGACGGATGTGGAGGCCACGGCCCGGCGTTTCATCGCGGACGTGTGGAACGCCCGCCGGGAGGAGTCGGCATACGAGTTGATCGCCGAGGAGTGCCCGGGGCTGGGCGGCACCGGGCCCGAGGCGACGCTGGCCTGGCACCGGGAGCGCCGGGCGGCCTTCCCGGACCTCCGCTACAAGATCGTGGACGTGGTCGCGGCCGGCGAGCGGGTTGCCGTGCATTGGCGGGCTGCCGGCACGCACGCCGGGCAGTTCGGGCCGGTGCCGCCAACCGGGCAGGTGGTGAGCTATTCCGGCGCGACGTTCCTGCGCTTCGGCGCGGCGGGCCGGATCGTCGAGGTGTGGAGCTGCAATGAGCTGTTCCAGCTTCTTCAGCAACTCGGCGTCGAGATGCTCCCACCGACCGCTGTCAGCGGGCCCGGGGGGTGA
- a CDS encoding glutathione S-transferase family protein has product MGEQTGGKYVEPGGEFTRDQRYIATRITEDGRDGYPVEPGRYRLAVSRACPWANRLIIVRRLLGLEDAISMAVAGPTHDARSWTFDLDPGGRDPVLGIERIQEAYFKRFPGYERGITVPAIVDVPTGQVVTNDYAQMSLDLSTQWGAYHRDGAPQLYPEHLRAQIDEVNDVVFRDVNNGVYRCGFAGSQEAYDKSYHRLFDRLDWLTERLTDQRYLVGDTITEADVRLFTTLVRFDPVYHGHFKCNRQKLSEMPVLWAYARDLFQTPGFGDTIDFDHIKRHYYEVHRDINPTGIVPLGPDLSNWLTPHGRETLGGRPFGDGTPPPPPAEPVDPAHTPLR; this is encoded by the coding sequence GTGGGCGAGCAAACAGGCGGGAAGTACGTCGAGCCGGGTGGCGAGTTCACCCGCGACCAGCGGTACATCGCCACTCGGATCACCGAGGACGGGCGCGACGGGTACCCGGTGGAGCCGGGTCGGTACCGGCTGGCGGTCAGTCGGGCCTGCCCGTGGGCCAACCGCCTGATCATCGTGCGTCGGCTGCTCGGTCTGGAGGACGCCATCTCCATGGCGGTGGCCGGCCCGACCCACGACGCCCGGAGCTGGACCTTCGATCTCGACCCGGGCGGGCGGGACCCGGTGCTCGGCATCGAGCGCATCCAGGAGGCGTACTTCAAGCGCTTCCCCGGCTACGAGCGCGGCATCACCGTCCCGGCGATCGTCGACGTGCCGACCGGGCAGGTGGTCACCAACGACTACGCGCAGATGAGCCTCGACCTGTCCACGCAGTGGGGCGCGTACCACCGCGACGGTGCCCCGCAGCTCTACCCCGAGCACCTGCGGGCCCAGATCGACGAGGTCAACGACGTGGTCTTCCGGGACGTCAACAACGGCGTCTACCGCTGCGGGTTCGCCGGCAGCCAGGAGGCGTACGACAAGTCGTACCACCGGCTCTTCGACCGGTTGGACTGGTTGACCGAGCGGCTGACCGACCAGCGTTACCTGGTCGGCGACACCATCACCGAGGCGGATGTCCGGCTGTTCACCACGCTGGTCCGCTTCGACCCGGTCTACCACGGCCACTTCAAGTGCAACCGGCAGAAGTTGAGCGAGATGCCGGTGCTGTGGGCGTACGCCCGGGACCTGTTCCAGACCCCCGGTTTCGGCGACACCATCGACTTCGACCACATCAAGCGGCACTACTACGAGGTGCACCGCGACATCAACCCGACCGGGATCGTGCCGCTCGGCCCGGACCTGTCCAATTGGCTCACCCCGCACGGTCGGGAGACCCTCGGTGGCCGTCCCTTCGGCGACGGCACACCGCCCCCGCCGCCGGCCGAGCCCGTCGACCCCGCACACACCCCGCTGCGCTGA
- a CDS encoding complex I subunit 1/NuoH family protein: MPLWVELVLRVGGVLVAFLTLPLLVGQAEHKVMAHMQGRLGPMYAGGFHGWAQLVADGVKFVQKEDVTPREADRAVFRLAPAVALVPYLLVLLVIPLGPNDLVGQPLDIGLFFVLAVVGVGVVAVLMSAWASANKYSLLGGLRGAAQLLGYELPLVLAAASVAMAAGTLSLSGIVEAWQPWWLLWQAPAMIIFFVAGLAEIRRPPFDMPVADSELVFGYMTEYTGLRFAFFLLAEYVGIVVIAALTTVLFLGGWQGPFADDQLGWLWTLLKIFAVSFVIIWLRVSYPRLREDQLQRLCWLVLVPASLAQLVLTAAVRIAL; the protein is encoded by the coding sequence ATGCCGCTCTGGGTGGAGCTGGTGCTGCGGGTGGGTGGGGTGTTGGTCGCGTTTCTCACCCTGCCGTTGCTGGTCGGCCAGGCCGAGCACAAGGTGATGGCGCACATGCAGGGCCGGCTCGGTCCGATGTACGCGGGCGGCTTCCACGGCTGGGCCCAGTTGGTCGCGGACGGGGTCAAGTTCGTGCAGAAGGAGGACGTGACCCCGCGCGAGGCGGATCGGGCGGTGTTCCGGTTGGCCCCGGCGGTGGCCCTGGTGCCCTACCTGCTGGTGCTGCTGGTCATTCCGCTCGGCCCGAACGACCTGGTCGGTCAACCATTGGACATCGGCTTGTTCTTCGTGCTGGCCGTGGTCGGTGTCGGGGTCGTGGCGGTGCTCATGTCGGCGTGGGCGTCGGCCAACAAGTACAGCCTGCTCGGTGGGCTGCGTGGGGCCGCCCAGTTGCTCGGTTACGAGCTGCCGTTGGTGCTGGCCGCCGCCTCGGTGGCGATGGCGGCGGGCACCCTCAGCCTCTCCGGAATCGTCGAGGCGTGGCAGCCGTGGTGGCTGCTCTGGCAGGCACCCGCGATGATCATCTTCTTCGTCGCCGGGCTGGCCGAGATCCGTCGGCCGCCGTTCGACATGCCGGTGGCCGACTCGGAGCTGGTCTTCGGCTACATGACTGAATACACGGGTCTGCGCTTCGCGTTCTTCCTGCTCGCCGAGTACGTCGGCATCGTGGTGATCGCCGCACTGACCACGGTGCTGTTCCTCGGTGGGTGGCAGGGCCCGTTCGCCGACGATCAGCTGGGCTGGCTCTGGACGCTGCTCAAGATCTTCGCGGTGTCCTTCGTGATCATCTGGTTGCGGGTGTCCTACCCCCGGCTGCGCGAGGACCAACTCCAGCGGCTCTGCTGGCTGGTGCTGGTGCCAGCGTCCCTCGCCCAACTGGTCCTGACGGCCGCCGTCCGCATAGCCCTGTAG
- a CDS encoding glucose 1-dehydrogenase, protein MRAVTVTPGVANTLRLIEDQPEPAAEEGSILVEALAVGICGTDHEIVSGEYGEAPPGADRLVIGHESLGRVLEDPTGTLQPGDLVAGVVRHPDPVPCSNCAVGEWDMCRNGQFTEHGIKGLAGFARDRWRLQPRFAVKLDPTLSRVGVLVEPTSVVAKAWDHIERIGHRAEWQPQTVLVTGAGPIGLLAALLATQRGLAVHVLDRATEGPKPELVAALGATYHTVPVNDLPFEPDVVVECTGAPTVVLDVMCKAGPTGIVCLAGVSSGGRSIDFDAGALNRALVLENNVVFGSVNANRRHWDLAVEALTRADQGWLGSLLTRRVPVEAYADAYTARPDDIKVVLEFAA, encoded by the coding sequence GTGCGCGCTGTGACTGTGACACCCGGGGTCGCCAATACGCTGCGTCTCATCGAGGATCAACCCGAGCCGGCTGCCGAGGAGGGCTCGATCCTGGTCGAGGCTCTGGCGGTGGGGATCTGCGGCACCGACCACGAAATCGTCAGCGGCGAGTACGGCGAGGCGCCGCCGGGCGCGGACCGTCTGGTCATCGGGCACGAGTCGTTGGGCCGGGTCCTGGAGGACCCGACCGGCACCCTGCAACCCGGCGACCTGGTGGCCGGGGTGGTCCGGCATCCGGACCCGGTGCCCTGCTCCAACTGTGCGGTCGGCGAATGGGACATGTGCCGCAACGGGCAGTTCACCGAGCACGGCATCAAGGGCCTGGCCGGCTTCGCCCGGGACCGCTGGCGGCTCCAACCGCGCTTCGCGGTCAAGCTCGACCCGACGCTGTCGCGGGTCGGCGTGCTGGTCGAACCGACAAGCGTCGTCGCCAAGGCGTGGGACCACATCGAGCGGATCGGGCACCGAGCCGAGTGGCAGCCCCAGACGGTCCTGGTGACCGGGGCCGGGCCGATCGGGCTGCTGGCCGCACTGCTCGCCACCCAGCGCGGGCTCGCCGTGCACGTGTTGGACCGGGCGACCGAGGGCCCGAAGCCGGAGCTGGTCGCCGCGCTCGGTGCCACCTACCACACGGTGCCGGTCAACGATCTGCCCTTCGAACCGGACGTGGTGGTCGAGTGCACCGGGGCACCCACGGTCGTCCTCGACGTCATGTGCAAGGCGGGACCAACCGGGATCGTCTGCCTGGCCGGGGTGTCCAGCGGCGGCCGGAGCATCGACTTCGACGCCGGGGCGCTCAACCGCGCGCTGGTCCTGGAGAACAACGTGGTGTTCGGCTCGGTCAACGCCAACCGCCGACACTGGGATCTCGCCGTGGAGGCACTCACCCGCGCCGACCAGGGCTGGCTCGGCTCGCTGCTCACCCGCCGGGTGCCGGTGGAGGCGTACGCCGATGCGTACACCGCCCGACCGGACGACATCAAGGTGGTGCTGGAGTTCGCGGCCTGA
- a CDS encoding DUF2252 domain-containing protein: protein MTSSTDQRSAHIVDVLTEEFGASMATDPAAFRRKFRKMAASPFAFYRGSAALFYADQLGEFADDRFSDEQTSRVWIHGDLHAENFGTYMNASGQLVFNVNDFDEAYVGPFTWDLRRLAASVALLGYSKALSDTSIGDLVAGFARSYLTELRAIAAGGDDAIGSITLENADGVLRRVLQQARLNTRVDLLAAQTTIDNYERRFSIGDGVFEIDDATRDRVRAAFQNYLGTLPVASTQLRPVEARIKDVVLRKGVGIGSAGLPSYNLLLEGHTQALENDVVIYMKQAQVPAVARYVTDESVRGYFQHQGHRTAESQRALQAHADPWLGFTELDGVGQLVAEVSPYAADLDWSDVNEPEELTGVLVDLGRAVARMHSVADDESSHDLVDYSTEEAIVAAVDADESGFVTHLVDFAHAYGVRARQDHQLFVDLFRNGRLPSL from the coding sequence ATGACCAGCTCCACGGACCAGCGGTCCGCCCACATCGTCGACGTGCTCACCGAGGAGTTCGGCGCGTCGATGGCGACCGATCCGGCCGCCTTCCGCCGCAAGTTCCGCAAGATGGCGGCGTCCCCGTTCGCCTTCTACCGGGGCAGCGCCGCGCTGTTCTACGCCGACCAGCTCGGCGAATTCGCCGACGACCGGTTCAGCGACGAGCAGACCAGCCGGGTGTGGATCCACGGTGACCTGCACGCGGAGAACTTCGGCACCTACATGAACGCCTCCGGGCAACTGGTGTTCAACGTCAACGACTTCGACGAGGCGTACGTCGGGCCGTTCACCTGGGACCTGCGCCGGCTCGCGGCCAGCGTGGCGCTGCTCGGCTACAGCAAGGCGCTCTCCGACACCTCGATCGGGGACCTGGTGGCTGGCTTCGCCCGGTCGTACCTGACCGAGCTGCGGGCGATCGCCGCCGGCGGTGACGACGCGATCGGCTCGATCACCCTGGAGAACGCCGACGGGGTGCTGCGCAGGGTGCTCCAGCAGGCTCGACTCAACACCCGTGTCGATTTGCTCGCCGCGCAGACCACCATCGACAACTACGAGCGACGTTTCTCCATCGGCGACGGGGTCTTCGAGATCGACGACGCCACGCGGGACAGGGTTCGCGCCGCGTTCCAGAACTACCTGGGCACCCTGCCCGTGGCGTCGACGCAGCTCCGGCCGGTCGAGGCGCGGATCAAGGACGTGGTGTTGCGCAAGGGGGTGGGCATCGGCTCGGCCGGACTGCCGTCGTACAACCTGCTGCTGGAGGGGCACACCCAGGCCCTGGAGAACGACGTCGTCATCTACATGAAGCAGGCGCAGGTGCCGGCCGTGGCGCGGTACGTCACCGACGAGTCGGTCCGCGGCTACTTCCAGCACCAGGGGCACCGGACCGCCGAGTCGCAGCGGGCGTTGCAGGCGCACGCCGACCCGTGGCTGGGCTTCACCGAGTTGGACGGGGTCGGCCAACTCGTCGCGGAGGTCTCCCCGTACGCGGCCGACCTGGACTGGTCGGACGTGAACGAGCCGGAGGAGTTGACCGGAGTTCTCGTCGACCTGGGTCGGGCGGTGGCCCGGATGCATTCGGTCGCCGACGACGAATCCAGCCACGACCTGGTGGACTACTCGACCGAGGAGGCGATCGTCGCCGCGGTGGACGCCGACGAGTCGGGCTTCGTCACCCACCTGGTGGACTTCGCGCACGCGTACGGGGTGCGCGCCCGGCAGGATCACCAGCTCTTCGTCGACCTGTTCCGCAACGGCCGTCTGCCGAGCCTCTGA